The proteins below come from a single Solea senegalensis isolate Sse05_10M linkage group LG2, IFAPA_SoseM_1, whole genome shotgun sequence genomic window:
- the pln gene encoding cardiac phospholamban, giving the protein MERVQHMTKSAIRRASQIEVNPQTKRNLQELFVNFTLILICLLLIYIIVLLSS; this is encoded by the coding sequence ATGGAGCGTGTCCAGCACATGACCAAGTCGGCCATCCGCCGAGCGTCCCAGATCGAGGTCAACCCACAGACCAAAAGGAACCTGCAGGAGCTGTTTGTCAACTTCACCCTCATCCTCATCTGCCTGCTCCTCATCTACATCATCGTCCTGCTCAGCAGCTGA